A genomic region of Devosia ginsengisoli contains the following coding sequences:
- a CDS encoding autotransporter outer membrane beta-barrel domain-containing protein, translated as MLTRAGGGASYTRSNRKYELLSGVCIAALALSAAVPSTALAASFFASNETELYQAIQDAQGSSDEASTITLTGSIQLGNPPPAIAGKAITIETGANALTLASGQAFDLDSDATLTLTGNILGSGVLNTGILRQDGGGQLVFDGVTASGITRIDLNGGHTLVTGGSDITYGNTNAAATQMQLAGSGETASLTVSGQGSRLVATGTSFLDVSAGSASYATITIEDGGYFGADSAGLRFFGTSPSVSDAVANVLVTGQGSTLSASSFSSGSGTGYYSVRDGGQINVGSMRLGTAGASVTYGNGWSTVEVVGNGSRWDSTGILELSRGTLSILEGGVMTGTGITIARPSRGATEFSALVSGAGSELRGDTIAVGTGGKGVLTIADDGKVVVGGGAAALVLGGTAADSDGTLNIGGAAGEAAAAAGTLEASAVTLAASGAVNFNHTETGYVFDLPINGNGEINQVAGHTIFNADQAGFTGLASVRGGTLAVNGDLGGTMDIYGGRLQGTGTVGATTNHAGGTIAPGNSIGTLTVAGNYTSNGGTLEIESVLGGDGSPSDLLLITGDSILGTGPTQVGVINLGGAGAPTIEGIKIVDVGGLSDAGAFALAGDYVFEGDQAVVGGAYAYRLYQNGVSTPADGDWYLRSSLAPVIPPVPPVTPPAPLYQPGVPLYESYANVLQSFNALGTLQQRVGNRSWSGAGVVDTGTPADGTIEGNGAWGRIEAGHANFNPKTSTSGAQYDVDLWRLQAGVDGLLYDEEAGRLIGGISGHYGTISSDIASIFGDGSISSTGYGLGGTLTWYANNGFYLDGQAQVSWYDSNLSSRTAGLGLTSGNNGFGYGLSIEGGQKIALGPNWSVTPQAQLAYSEVKFDDFTDAFGASVGLDRSSSLKGRLGISADYQNEWHDEGGQISRSHVYGIANLYYDFLDGSQTDVAGVKFTSENDPLWGGIGIGGSYNWGDDKYSLFGEASANTSLGNFGDSYTLKGNAGLRVKF; from the coding sequence ATGCTGACACGTGCAGGCGGGGGCGCCTCATACACCAGATCCAACAGGAAATACGAACTTCTCTCGGGCGTCTGCATAGCCGCCCTGGCGCTGTCGGCGGCAGTCCCCTCGACGGCGCTGGCGGCATCCTTCTTCGCCTCAAACGAAACCGAACTCTACCAGGCGATACAGGACGCTCAAGGGAGTTCCGATGAGGCGTCCACCATCACACTGACGGGCAGCATCCAGCTCGGCAACCCGCCGCCCGCGATCGCCGGAAAGGCGATCACCATCGAAACTGGCGCCAACGCCCTCACGCTTGCCTCCGGCCAGGCCTTCGATCTTGACAGCGATGCCACGCTCACCCTGACAGGCAATATCCTCGGTTCAGGCGTGTTGAATACCGGCATCCTGCGCCAGGATGGCGGGGGTCAGCTCGTGTTCGACGGCGTGACAGCATCCGGCATCACCAGAATCGATCTCAACGGCGGTCACACGCTCGTCACCGGCGGCAGCGACATCACCTACGGAAATACGAACGCCGCTGCGACCCAGATGCAATTGGCGGGCTCAGGCGAAACGGCGAGTCTGACCGTTTCCGGCCAGGGAAGCCGACTTGTTGCGACCGGCACCAGTTTCCTTGACGTCAGCGCCGGGAGTGCATCCTATGCAACGATCACCATCGAGGATGGCGGGTATTTTGGCGCCGACAGTGCTGGTCTGCGGTTTTTTGGCACATCTCCAAGCGTAAGCGATGCTGTCGCCAACGTTCTTGTGACCGGGCAGGGATCAACGCTATCGGCCTCGTCTTTTTCTTCCGGCAGCGGGACGGGATATTACTCCGTCCGTGACGGCGGCCAGATCAACGTGGGTAGTATGCGACTCGGCACCGCCGGCGCGTCCGTGACATATGGAAACGGCTGGTCAACCGTAGAGGTGGTTGGCAACGGTTCGCGTTGGGACTCGACCGGAATATTGGAACTGTCTCGCGGAACTCTGTCGATCCTCGAGGGCGGGGTGATGACCGGAACGGGGATAACCATCGCACGCCCGAGCCGTGGTGCCACAGAGTTCAGCGCTCTCGTTTCCGGCGCCGGGTCGGAGTTGAGAGGGGATACCATCGCTGTCGGAACCGGCGGCAAGGGCGTCCTGACCATCGCCGATGACGGCAAAGTGGTCGTGGGCGGTGGCGCTGCAGCCCTCGTGCTGGGCGGCACGGCTGCGGACAGCGACGGTACGCTGAACATCGGTGGAGCGGCTGGTGAGGCCGCGGCCGCCGCCGGCACCCTCGAAGCGTCGGCGGTTACGCTCGCGGCGAGCGGTGCGGTCAATTTCAACCACACCGAAACCGGATACGTCTTCGATCTCCCGATCAATGGCAACGGCGAAATCAACCAGGTCGCCGGGCACACAATATTCAACGCCGACCAGGCGGGCTTCACCGGCCTTGCCAGCGTCCGTGGCGGCACATTGGCGGTGAACGGCGACCTCGGTGGCACTATGGATATTTATGGTGGCAGGCTTCAGGGTACCGGCACTGTCGGCGCCACCACAAACCATGCCGGCGGCACCATCGCGCCCGGCAATTCGATCGGTACACTGACCGTTGCCGGCAACTACACCAGCAATGGGGGCACTCTGGAAATCGAATCCGTACTCGGCGGCGATGGCTCGCCGTCCGATCTGCTGCTCATCACGGGGGATTCCATTCTCGGGACCGGTCCGACGCAGGTCGGCGTCATCAATCTTGGCGGCGCGGGCGCCCCGACGATCGAAGGCATCAAGATCGTCGATGTCGGTGGCCTTTCCGATGCCGGCGCGTTTGCGCTGGCCGGGGACTATGTGTTCGAGGGTGACCAGGCCGTGGTCGGCGGGGCCTATGCCTATCGACTCTACCAGAATGGTGTGAGCACGCCTGCCGATGGCGACTGGTATCTGCGCTCCTCATTGGCTCCGGTTATCCCGCCGGTGCCGCCCGTAACGCCTCCGGCGCCGCTCTATCAGCCCGGCGTGCCGCTTTATGAGAGTTACGCCAATGTTCTGCAGAGCTTCAACGCCCTGGGAACCTTGCAGCAGCGTGTCGGTAATCGGTCGTGGTCGGGCGCAGGCGTTGTTGACACCGGCACGCCCGCCGATGGCACCATAGAGGGCAATGGCGCCTGGGGTCGGATCGAAGCAGGGCATGCCAATTTCAATCCCAAAACCTCCACCAGCGGCGCTCAATATGATGTCGATCTCTGGAGGCTTCAGGCCGGTGTCGACGGATTGCTTTACGATGAAGAGGCCGGTCGCCTGATCGGCGGCATCTCCGGCCATTACGGAACCATATCCTCTGATATTGCCTCCATATTTGGCGACGGCTCGATCAGCAGCACCGGTTACGGCCTGGGCGGCACGCTGACCTGGTACGCGAATAATGGCTTTTATCTTGATGGCCAGGCGCAGGTGAGCTGGTACGACAGCAATCTGTCGTCTCGAACCGCCGGGCTCGGTTTGACGAGCGGCAATAACGGCTTTGGGTATGGCCTTAGCATCGAAGGCGGGCAGAAAATTGCTCTGGGCCCGAACTGGTCGGTCACTCCCCAGGCCCAACTGGCTTATTCGGAAGTCAAATTCGACGATTTTACCGATGCGTTCGGCGCTTCAGTCGGCCTGGATCGCAGTAGCAGCCTCAAGGGCCGTCTTGGCATCTCCGCCGATTATCAGAACGAGTGGCACGACGAAGGTGGTCAGATCAGCCGCTCGCACGTCTATGGCATCGCCAATCTCTACTACGATTTCCTCGATGGATCGCAGACTGACGTTGCCGGGGTTAAGTTCACCAGCGAAAACGATCCGCTGTGGGGCGGCATCGGTATCGGCGGCTCTTACAACTGGGGCGACGACAAATATTCGCTCTTTGGCGAAGCATCGGCAAATACGAGCTTGGGCAACTTCGGCGACAGTTACACGCTGAAGGGAAATGCCGGACTGCGTGTGAAGTTCTAG
- a CDS encoding N-acetylglucosamine kinase produces the protein MTVEAPDLAVHLGMDIGGTGSRWVACDQHGTEIARGHAEGATAHVFNSAERARLTRVLNDIAGQLAQRSIPVSEIHAGVTGYGPNVQQDALALFSATFSVPVSLIDDITAAYHAVFRPGEGHLVSAGTGSFGVYIAEDNSQTRIGGRGILIDDAGSGSWIALRALDCLYRGHDRDGCFDAMPHLARHIFAAIGGSDWGDVRQFVYSGDRGRIGTLAVAVGRAADDQDFVAIDLLTRAGIELVGLAETLIARAGPRTLAFIGGAIDLHPLIHETIRKRLPAQELRFPKPDTALAAARYLRVP, from the coding sequence CTAGCGGTCCACCTTGGCATGGACATCGGCGGCACGGGAAGCCGATGGGTGGCCTGCGATCAGCATGGGACGGAGATCGCTCGAGGACACGCCGAGGGCGCAACCGCCCATGTCTTCAATTCAGCCGAACGCGCGCGCCTCACCCGGGTGCTCAACGATATTGCAGGCCAGCTGGCACAGCGCAGCATTCCCGTTTCGGAAATCCATGCGGGGGTAACCGGCTATGGTCCAAATGTGCAGCAAGACGCTCTTGCTCTCTTCTCCGCTACATTCAGCGTTCCAGTAAGCCTCATCGACGACATCACAGCGGCCTATCATGCTGTCTTCCGGCCGGGTGAGGGCCATCTTGTCTCTGCGGGAACTGGGTCTTTTGGCGTTTATATCGCCGAGGACAATTCGCAGACACGGATCGGTGGGCGCGGCATCCTTATTGATGATGCGGGGTCCGGCAGCTGGATTGCGCTGCGGGCCCTCGATTGCCTCTATCGCGGCCATGACAGAGACGGATGTTTCGATGCTATGCCGCATTTGGCGCGGCACATTTTCGCGGCGATCGGTGGGAGCGATTGGGGCGACGTGCGTCAGTTCGTTTATTCGGGAGACCGCGGGCGCATAGGCACGCTTGCCGTCGCGGTTGGCCGCGCTGCGGACGATCAGGATTTTGTGGCGATTGATCTTCTGACCCGCGCCGGCATCGAACTTGTCGGATTGGCCGAGACGTTGATCGCCCGTGCCGGCCCGCGCACGCTTGCCTTCATCGGCGGCGCCATCGATCTGCACCCGCTCATCCATGAGACCATCCGCAAGAGACTTCCTGCTCAAGAGCTCCGTTTCCCCAAGCCCGATACGGCGCTAGCGGCGGCCAGATATCTGCGGGTGCCATAA